AGGATAACTTTGCTTTTGCCGTATCGCACGTTGGCTACTTTATTGGCTTACTGCTAGCAATTGTGGGAGCCGTGATGGGACCTTCGGCTGGTTTGTTTGATGATATTATCAATATTTCTGCCTATGGTTTGCTAGCCATTCTGCTACTGAATCTATCCATTCTCATCAATGATAAAATCATTCTTCGGCGGTTCAGCGTCTACCAAGAAATTATTGAAGATCGCAACGCCGGAACCGGAGTGATTGAAGGGGCCAACGCTATTGGTACCGGGCTGATTATTATGGGGGCAGTATCTGGTCAGGGCGGTGGATTCTTAACGGCAGTCGTGTTTTGGGTAGTAGGGCAAGTGTTGTTGATCATTACTGCTTACCTTTACTCAGCACTTATTCCGTTTGATGTTCATGACCAGATTGAGCGAGATAATGTAGCAGTAGGCTTGGGTTTTGCCGGAGCATTAATTTCCATTGCCAACCTCATTCGCTACGGCCTGATGACCGATTTTTTTAGCTGGCAAGAATCCCTAACCGACGTAGGCATTGACGTGCTAATTGGACTGGCATTTTTACCCATCGTCCGTTGGCTTACCGATAAAATTCTGCTACCCGGCCGTAGTTTGACCGACGAACTTATCAACCAGGAAAAACCCAACGTAGGTGCCGGATTAATCGAGGCATTTGCCTACGTAGGCGGTTCCGTGCTAATTACTTTGTGTTTATGAATAAAGCTGCTTTCAATTCACTCCCGCAGTGGCAAAACATCTGTCACAAATGTACCATAAGTAATTTGCAGTGTATCGGGATAATTAATATTGGGAATACGACGTTGATTTTGAATAGCTAATGTCATCTGGAAACGACCTTCTAAATGTTGAGCTGCTGAATCATAGCAGGTGATGACGAGTTCATTGATGCCTTTATCTTCTACAATACCGTATGAACCACTCGGCCTCCCCCCGTTACCAAAAAGATAGACATAGTGGCTTACAACAGTTATATCTAACATACATTCGTTCTGTCCGACCTCATTTCTCCGAAGCGTGTATACTCCTTCTTCCGCTGAAAAATTGTTCAGTACTATAGATACACGAGTATTGAGCGTATCATCATAACTCATGGACAAGGAAAGATTGCCAGTACAGCCAGCATCACCCGCAAGCAATTTAACTTCGTATTCCTTCCCGTTAAATAATAAACCACCTTTACCCTGAGGTTTGCTTTGTGGGTCTTCGTCTTCGCTACAAGCCACTACACTGATTAACAGTAAAATAATTATCCGCCAATTTTTCATAAGCAATAAATTTGAGGCACCTTCTTTATCAAGACATATATTACCCTTAAAAGGTGGGGGCGTGATCTTGGTTTTTGAAACTTCTTATTAAGAATGACTGTACAGTCCTAACTAACTACTAATTCATGAGTAATTTTCAAGATAAGAAGAACCGCTAACACAGATAGAAAGTGTTACTTTTGATGATATAATATGCCTTCGACTCAATCTTCTTCTACTAGTAGCAATTTTCCATCCCCCAGTGTTAATCGCTCCAAATCCCGGATACTTAAAATATCGCTGTTTGCTACTGGGCTGGCGGGTATTGTGGCGGAGTATGTGCTCTCGACGTTGGCTACTTACTTCTTGGGTGACTCAGTATTCCAGTGGACGATGATTGTTTCGCTGATGCTATTTTCGATGGGGTTGGGTAGCCGACTAAGCAGTTTCTTTCAGAAAGATTTGCTGCAAAAGTTTATTCTGGTTGAATTTACGCTATCAATACTTTGCGGTTTTTCGGCTTTACTGGCCTACTTGGCTTCGGGCTACACCCTGTATACCGGACTGATTATTTACGGTCTGTGCATGAGCATTGGTCTACTGATTGGGTTAGAAATCCCGTTGGTCATTCGGGTGAACGATACTTTTGAGTCGCTGCGGATTAATGTGGCATCAGTGAT
This region of Tunicatimonas pelagia genomic DNA includes:
- a CDS encoding DUF350 domain-containing protein, with protein sequence MPILDAILSAITYLALCFILFLLGKWIHQLFHRNIRVQAELVEKDNFAFAVSHVGYFIGLLLAIVGAVMGPSAGLFDDIINISAYGLLAILLLNLSILINDKIILRRFSVYQEIIEDRNAGTGVIEGANAIGTGLIIMGAVSGQGGGFLTAVVFWVVGQVLLIITAYLYSALIPFDVHDQIERDNVAVGLGFAGALISIANLIRYGLMTDFFSWQESLTDVGIDVLIGLAFLPIVRWLTDKILLPGRSLTDELINQEKPNVGAGLIEAFAYVGGSVLITLCL